A portion of the Leptospira congkakensis genome contains these proteins:
- a CDS encoding TIGR04452 family lipoprotein translates to MLKKLLFVALAFSLTNCLILNPAGATLDREKGSVVASRITDAAIQTDLINSTVLVGRPSVSILSLLAGDIANIDSAKYYVKADVDQCVSEIQGFKGFLLGATITNIISCQDLKTDGFITGDPFPSF, encoded by the coding sequence ATGTTAAAAAAATTACTTTTTGTTGCTTTAGCGTTTTCGCTAACTAACTGTTTGATCTTAAATCCAGCGGGTGCAACGCTTGATCGTGAAAAAGGTTCAGTAGTGGCTTCACGAATTACCGATGCAGCCATTCAAACGGATCTTATTAATTCTACAGTTTTAGTTGGAAGACCTAGCGTTTCTATTCTTAGTTTGCTTGCTGGTGATATTGCAAACATTGATTCTGCAAAATACTATGTGAAAGCAGATGTGGATCAGTGTGTTTCTGAAATTCAGGGGTTCAAGGGATTTTTGCTTGGCGCAACAATCACCAATATCATTTCTTGCCAAGATTTGAAAACAGATGGTTTTATCACGGGAGATCCGTTCCCTAGTTTCTAA
- a CDS encoding P-loop NTPase fold protein yields MIDTKESLSQLVSEAVLGEKYPIAKIISKIETEKNLEFRESLFHELSIQNPDAKEGLTIGITGTPGAGKSSLLGELCKLFLEFAPNKKMAIVAIDPSSNVSGGSILGDRTRVTLPRRDPRLYFRSQPSQLELGGLNPYTFHVIRFLRRIFDYVFVETVGIGQNEISVSLISDLSFLVMQPLGGDQVQFMKSGIMEVPEAFIINKCDEESLANSSYYMLESTLEFIKDILPDQSLPPIFKTSVTKRKGIEELLRYILQYQKRKDKNTETLTQLMQWIRNEYGRWGISIWEELESSKWNQAVKRNPLGGIQKLKYEEEERKIVSLIQTKIK; encoded by the coding sequence TTGATCGATACTAAAGAATCATTATCCCAATTGGTTTCTGAGGCAGTACTCGGCGAAAAGTATCCAATTGCAAAAATTATTTCTAAAATTGAAACGGAAAAAAATTTAGAATTCCGTGAATCTTTATTCCATGAACTTTCGATTCAGAATCCAGATGCCAAAGAAGGACTTACGATTGGGATCACAGGGACACCCGGTGCCGGCAAATCCTCGTTACTCGGTGAGTTATGTAAACTTTTTTTAGAATTTGCTCCAAACAAAAAAATGGCTATTGTTGCCATCGATCCCTCTTCCAATGTCAGTGGAGGGTCCATCCTTGGTGATCGAACGAGAGTCACTCTTCCCAGAAGAGATCCTAGGCTTTATTTCCGCTCTCAACCGTCCCAACTGGAACTCGGAGGACTCAATCCTTACACCTTTCATGTCATCCGTTTCTTAAGACGAATTTTTGATTATGTATTTGTCGAAACAGTAGGGATTGGACAAAACGAAATTTCAGTTTCTCTTATATCCGATTTATCCTTTCTTGTGATGCAACCTTTAGGTGGTGATCAAGTTCAATTTATGAAATCAGGGATCATGGAAGTTCCAGAGGCCTTTATCATCAACAAATGTGATGAAGAGTCTTTGGCAAATTCTAGTTATTATATGTTAGAATCGACTTTGGAATTCATCAAAGATATCCTTCCTGACCAGTCCCTTCCACCTATCTTTAAAACATCCGTCACCAAACGAAAGGGAATAGAAGAACTACTAAGATACATCTTACAGTATCAAAAACGAAAAGATAAAAATACAGAAACTCTCACTCAACTCATGCAGTGGATTCGCAATGAATATGGAAGATGGGGAATCTCCATTTGGGAAGAATTGGAATCATCGAAATGGAACCAGGCTGTGAAACGAAATCCACTGGGTGGGATTCAGAAATTAAAGTATGAAGAAGAGGAACGTAAAATCGTTTCACTCATCCAAACAAAAATCAAATAA
- a CDS encoding response regulator → MKQLSMVYLVEDDMITTFLIKTLMEKFSFAEEIQGFHNGEDAWNALLSGSADPDMVFLDLNMPIMDGWAFLEILSKHPKYAKLPIYILTSSIDPTDKARSAEFQNVKGYLVKPLSLRDLQSINPSLG, encoded by the coding sequence ATGAAACAATTAAGTATGGTTTACCTAGTTGAAGATGATATGATTACAACATTTCTCATCAAAACTTTAATGGAGAAATTTTCCTTCGCGGAAGAGATCCAGGGTTTCCATAATGGGGAAGATGCTTGGAATGCACTTCTTTCCGGTTCCGCCGATCCTGATATGGTCTTTTTGGACTTGAATATGCCGATTATGGACGGTTGGGCATTTTTAGAAATCCTTAGCAAACACCCAAAGTATGCAAAACTCCCGATCTACATCCTAACCTCTTCCATTGACCCGACAGACAAAGCTCGTTCTGCGGAATTTCAAAATGTGAAAGGGTATCTTGTGAAACCACTTTCCCTCAGAGATTTACAGTCCATCAACCCCTCCTTGGGCTAA
- a CDS encoding SH3 domain-containing protein yields the protein MLKYTILLFSFLLPAVILPCDPFSPKTLAPIDHSAKDKSFNEFKIKFQKILKTKDRKALEEVIDKDIHYSFGAEAGKKDFLKSFQLTDKPSTSNFWELMEEVVRLGFRQNKEGQMVAPYFFEIFPGDYDPFTYYLVIGKNVNVREDASKESKSITQLSYQIVRSEADDLDGRRLEKESNCNWKKICTPQGKSGYVCDRFLRSPLDYRAFFEKKKNNWFLTTFIVGD from the coding sequence ATGCTGAAATACACAATACTTCTTTTTTCCTTTCTTTTACCCGCCGTAATATTGCCTTGTGACCCTTTCTCTCCGAAAACCTTAGCGCCTATCGACCATTCAGCGAAAGACAAAAGTTTTAACGAATTCAAAATCAAGTTTCAAAAAATTCTAAAAACCAAAGATCGCAAAGCTTTAGAAGAGGTGATCGATAAAGACATTCATTATTCCTTTGGTGCGGAAGCCGGTAAAAAAGATTTTTTAAAATCATTCCAACTAACAGACAAACCATCCACTTCCAATTTTTGGGAATTGATGGAAGAAGTTGTGAGATTAGGTTTTCGTCAAAACAAAGAAGGCCAAATGGTGGCTCCTTATTTTTTTGAAATTTTCCCTGGTGATTACGATCCCTTCACTTATTATCTGGTCATTGGGAAAAATGTAAATGTAAGAGAAGATGCCTCAAAAGAATCCAAGTCCATCACTCAACTCAGTTACCAAATTGTTCGGTCAGAAGCGGATGATTTGGATGGAAGGCGTCTCGAAAAAGAAAGTAATTGTAATTGGAAAAAGATTTGTACGCCGCAAGGGAAATCCGGTTATGTATGTGATCGATTTTTACGTAGTCCTCTTGACTACAGAGCTTTTTTCGAAAAAAAGAAAAACAATTGGTTTCTCACAACCTTCATTGTGGGCGATTGA
- a CDS encoding RNA polymerase sigma factor, which yields MPEFDFESVVKETKYLVLKTVGDTLIDRFDDATEDVVQEVYFRAFKSLEKGGFDGRSKISTWIYTIARNEALRMNEKRLKEEEKAKRYLVKNKVQLSGVRDEAHWEKEEWIESMLGQIPEVYRQTLRLYLAGNTMEEIAKELSVQQGTVKSRLFRTKEWVRKHIPGGKNEFQES from the coding sequence ATGCCTGAGTTTGACTTCGAATCAGTAGTCAAAGAAACCAAATACTTGGTTTTAAAAACGGTCGGTGATACCCTCATCGACCGTTTTGATGATGCGACAGAGGATGTGGTTCAGGAAGTTTATTTCCGAGCCTTTAAATCTTTGGAGAAGGGTGGTTTTGATGGAAGATCCAAAATTTCCACTTGGATTTATACCATTGCTCGTAACGAAGCCCTTCGTATGAATGAAAAACGATTGAAGGAAGAAGAAAAGGCAAAAAGATATTTAGTAAAAAATAAGGTTCAACTTTCTGGAGTGCGAGACGAAGCACATTGGGAAAAGGAAGAATGGATTGAGTCCATGCTTGGACAAATCCCTGAGGTGTATCGCCAGACGTTACGATTGTATTTGGCTGGTAACACCATGGAAGAAATTGCAAAGGAACTTTCTGTCCAGCAAGGCACAGTAAAGTCACGTTTGTTCCGAACCAAAGAATGGGTTCGAAAACATATACCAGGAGGAAAAAATGAGTTCCAAGAATCCTAA
- a CDS encoding aspartate ammonia-lyase has product MNQTMRREHDLLGERDLPADVYWGIHTLRALENYPITGKTIGTYPDLVRALAYIKRASAKANLQLGLLSKEKTRMITDACDRILAGEFHSEFVVDVIQGGAGTSTNMNANEVITNIALEMKGFVKGDYNHLHPLNDVNMSQSTNDVYPTSLKVAAVFAIKGLLAAMEELQLAYRKKSEEFKDILKIGRTQLQDAVPMTLGQEFSTYDVMLGEDISRLKEATSLIGEINLGATAIGTGINTDIRYSQIVTDILANDTGLSLEAAPNLIEATQDTGAFVQLSGVLKRIATKLSKVCNDLRLLSSGPQGGFNEINLPAKAAGSSIMPGKVNPIIPEVVNQIAYEVIGNDITITMASEAGQLQLNAFEPIIAHSLFKSIEHLTAGCKTLRINCIDGITANKELLEARVKTSAGLATALNPYIGYENATLVAKKALLENRSVESIVLELGLLEEKKLKEILSPTILTSPHTL; this is encoded by the coding sequence ATGAACCAAACGATGCGTAGAGAACACGACCTTTTAGGGGAACGAGATCTCCCCGCGGATGTTTATTGGGGGATCCACACCCTTAGGGCCTTGGAAAACTATCCAATTACCGGAAAAACCATTGGAACCTACCCCGACCTAGTGCGAGCCCTCGCCTATATCAAACGGGCCTCCGCCAAAGCCAATTTACAATTGGGCTTACTTTCCAAAGAAAAAACGAGAATGATCACTGACGCCTGTGACCGAATCCTCGCGGGTGAATTTCACTCCGAGTTTGTGGTGGATGTGATCCAAGGTGGAGCCGGGACTTCCACCAATATGAATGCAAATGAAGTGATCACAAACATTGCCCTAGAAATGAAGGGATTTGTCAAAGGTGACTACAACCACCTGCATCCGTTAAATGATGTAAACATGTCACAAAGTACAAATGATGTTTACCCAACATCACTCAAAGTCGCTGCAGTTTTTGCCATTAAAGGACTATTAGCGGCTATGGAAGAACTCCAACTTGCTTACCGCAAAAAATCGGAAGAATTCAAAGATATTTTAAAGATTGGCCGAACCCAATTGCAAGATGCCGTTCCTATGACCTTGGGACAAGAATTTTCCACTTACGATGTAATGTTAGGTGAGGATATCAGTAGACTAAAAGAAGCCACCTCTCTCATTGGAGAAATTAATTTAGGGGCTACTGCCATTGGTACAGGGATCAATACCGACATTCGGTATTCACAAATTGTAACAGATATTTTAGCAAACGACACAGGTCTTAGTTTAGAAGCGGCACCCAATTTAATTGAAGCCACACAGGACACTGGCGCCTTTGTCCAGTTATCTGGTGTTCTCAAACGAATCGCCACAAAACTTTCTAAAGTTTGTAACGATTTACGACTCCTTTCTAGTGGACCCCAAGGTGGATTTAACGAAATCAATCTTCCTGCGAAAGCCGCAGGTTCCTCCATTATGCCCGGGAAAGTAAATCCGATCATTCCAGAAGTGGTGAACCAAATCGCTTATGAAGTGATCGGTAACGACATTACCATCACTATGGCATCGGAAGCCGGGCAATTACAACTCAATGCTTTTGAACCTATCATTGCTCATAGCCTTTTCAAAAGTATAGAGCACCTAACGGCTGGTTGTAAAACGCTAAGAATCAATTGTATCGATGGAATTACTGCCAATAAAGAACTATTGGAGGCCAGAGTCAAAACATCAGCAGGCCTTGCGACCGCTCTTAATCCTTATATCGGATATGAAAATGCTACCCTTGTCGCAAAGAAGGCCCTACTCGAAAACCGATCCGTCGAATCGATAGTGCTCGAACTTGGTTTATTAGAAGAAAAAAAATTAAAGGAAATCCTAAGTCCCACAATTCTCACATCACCACATACACTTTGA
- a CDS encoding protein meaA produces MSAEKKEYLLVDENGQGKPDKPWIFRTYAGHTNAKASNELYRKNLSKGQTGLSIAFDLPTQCGYSSDHEVSRPEIGKVGVPINSLEDFRILFDQIPIEEMNTSMTINGTSMWLLSLYVALAEERGVPLEKLNGTTQNDLIKEYLARGTYIYPPKDSMKIIVDMYEYSLHNIPKWNPSNICSYHLQEAGATPVQELSFALATAIAVLDAIKERNCFSDDEFEQCVGRISFFVNAGIRFVEEMCKMRAFTEMWQEITTERYKVKTAKYRVFRYGVQVNSLGLTEEQPENNAWRILIESLGVTLSRNARCRALQLPAWNEALSLPRPWDQQWSLRLQQVLAYETDLLEYPDIFEGSKVIESKVKALKEEAKLEIQKIVDMGGALVAIENGYMKSQLVKSQTERLSKINSNELVIVGKNKWTDGIKSPLMTDSDGGIFKVDPKSAEQTLNVLGEAKSRRNAEVAKKSLEDLKQAAKDGKNLMPFSIACAKALVTTGEWADALREVYGEYNPPTGVDGQKLFLSDDKVSTVRGKVEAFTKANGHRPKIVVGKPGLDGHSNGAEMIAVSAKHSGFDVIYSGIRLSPEEIVQSAVEENANVIGLSILSGSHKEIVKQLFDELTHYKAKIPVVIGGIIPESDFDELKKMGIREIFTPKDYDLMSIMEKIIDIVSVEPALV; encoded by the coding sequence ATGTCCGCCGAAAAAAAAGAATACCTTCTCGTGGACGAGAATGGACAGGGAAAACCTGACAAACCATGGATTTTTAGGACTTATGCAGGGCATACCAATGCAAAAGCCTCCAATGAGTTGTACAGAAAGAACCTTTCTAAAGGCCAAACAGGGCTTTCCATTGCTTTTGATCTCCCCACTCAGTGTGGATACAGTTCCGATCACGAAGTATCACGTCCAGAAATCGGAAAGGTGGGAGTTCCCATCAATTCACTGGAAGACTTTCGCATTTTATTCGACCAAATCCCGATCGAAGAGATGAACACATCCATGACCATCAATGGAACTTCTATGTGGTTACTTTCGCTATATGTTGCCCTTGCAGAAGAACGTGGTGTTCCTCTAGAAAAACTAAACGGAACCACTCAAAACGATCTCATCAAAGAATATTTAGCAAGAGGGACTTACATTTACCCTCCCAAAGATTCCATGAAAATCATCGTGGATATGTATGAGTATTCTTTACATAATATCCCAAAATGGAATCCATCTAACATTTGTTCTTACCATTTACAAGAAGCTGGTGCTACACCAGTTCAAGAACTTTCGTTTGCACTTGCCACAGCCATTGCTGTGTTAGATGCCATCAAAGAAAGAAATTGTTTTTCTGATGACGAATTTGAACAGTGCGTGGGTCGAATTTCCTTCTTTGTGAACGCCGGAATTCGTTTTGTAGAAGAGATGTGCAAAATGCGCGCCTTCACTGAAATGTGGCAAGAGATCACGACAGAACGTTACAAAGTAAAAACTGCTAAGTACCGAGTGTTTCGATATGGAGTGCAGGTAAACTCACTTGGACTTACGGAAGAACAACCGGAGAACAACGCATGGAGAATTCTCATCGAGTCTCTTGGTGTGACACTTTCTAGAAATGCAAGATGCCGTGCCCTCCAACTTCCTGCTTGGAACGAAGCATTGTCCTTACCAAGACCTTGGGATCAACAATGGTCACTTCGTTTGCAACAAGTTCTTGCGTATGAAACAGACCTTTTGGAATACCCAGACATCTTCGAAGGATCCAAAGTCATTGAATCCAAAGTCAAAGCTCTGAAAGAAGAAGCCAAACTCGAAATTCAAAAAATCGTAGATATGGGTGGAGCCCTCGTTGCCATTGAAAATGGTTATATGAAATCTCAACTTGTGAAATCACAAACAGAGAGACTTTCTAAAATCAATTCCAATGAACTTGTGATCGTTGGTAAAAACAAATGGACTGACGGAATCAAATCTCCACTGATGACTGACTCTGATGGTGGAATTTTCAAAGTAGATCCAAAATCCGCAGAACAAACATTAAATGTTCTTGGAGAAGCAAAATCTCGTCGTAATGCAGAAGTTGCCAAAAAATCTTTAGAAGACTTAAAACAAGCTGCTAAAGACGGAAAAAACCTAATGCCATTCTCCATTGCTTGTGCCAAAGCACTAGTCACCACTGGAGAATGGGCCGATGCACTTCGCGAAGTGTATGGGGAATACAACCCACCAACCGGCGTTGATGGACAAAAACTCTTTTTGTCGGACGATAAAGTTTCTACCGTTCGTGGAAAAGTAGAAGCCTTCACAAAGGCAAATGGACATAGACCAAAAATTGTTGTGGGGAAACCAGGACTTGATGGTCACTCCAATGGTGCGGAGATGATTGCTGTTTCTGCAAAACACAGTGGTTTTGATGTGATTTATTCAGGGATTCGACTCTCTCCTGAAGAAATTGTACAATCTGCAGTGGAAGAAAATGCCAATGTAATCGGACTTTCCATTCTATCTGGTTCTCACAAAGAAATCGTAAAACAGTTGTTTGATGAACTGACTCACTACAAGGCAAAAATCCCTGTTGTGATTGGAGGAATCATTCCTGAATCCGATTTCGATGAACTCAAAAAAATGGGAATTCGAGAAATCTTCACTCCGAAAGACTATGATCTTATGTCGATTATGGAAAAAATCATCGACATCGTTTCTGTAGAACCGGCTCTCGTTTAA
- a CDS encoding glycerol-3-phosphate dehydrogenase/oxidase, with the protein MKQITKNESSRLKNLKEEYDIIIIGGGITGANVLWDATLRGYNCLLVEKNDYASGTSQATSKLIHGGLRYLKNLEFGLVRESLSERRYLAKISPHAVRPMGFIIPIRSWFQRIQLFLGMELYNALSFDRNEEIDADVRLPRYRWNSLGETIYKVLGLDRKSLKGSFQYYDYANPNPEKHTTEFILSAKEKGAHAFNYLAVTTLKKQNSGGYTVGLTDSITGKKVLVSTKVVVNSAGPWADVIESMTGVTAEKKLVRSKGIHAVVRNICGNECAVLSKRDGSHLFVIPWRGKTIVGTTDTAYEDDPNAFKVKQSELVDLLDEVNFSFGFAKLTLKDVDYYYGGLRPLVEDPGSTEGTYSASRKSEIFHYEKEGFPGFFSALGGKYTTSRAVAESLVNAIDIYSKGIKSPCATKFTPLLGGRYQSLKELVNELQFKYPKVSGEKLETLARRYGSVSWKILSIEGKDSYRISNGEIYYEEEVESMVLHEDILHLADFYFRRSGVGTVGILDPLERTRLDKKIAKTLGWNSDRLKEESKLVDERYKWYVD; encoded by the coding sequence ATGAAACAAATTACAAAAAATGAAAGTTCGCGGCTCAAAAATTTAAAAGAAGAATATGATATCATTATCATCGGTGGTGGGATAACAGGAGCCAATGTCCTTTGGGATGCAACCCTCCGCGGATACAATTGTTTACTCGTAGAAAAAAATGACTACGCTTCCGGTACGAGCCAAGCTACTTCTAAACTCATTCATGGTGGACTTAGATACTTAAAGAATTTAGAATTTGGTTTAGTTCGTGAATCACTTTCTGAAAGAAGATACCTGGCTAAAATTTCGCCTCATGCAGTAAGACCTATGGGATTTATCATTCCGATTCGTTCTTGGTTCCAACGTATCCAATTGTTTCTGGGAATGGAACTATACAATGCACTCTCTTTTGATCGGAATGAGGAAATCGATGCCGATGTCCGATTGCCCAGATACCGATGGAATTCATTAGGAGAAACCATTTATAAAGTTTTAGGACTGGATAGAAAATCTCTGAAAGGGAGTTTCCAATACTACGATTATGCCAACCCCAATCCAGAAAAACACACAACAGAATTTATTTTATCCGCAAAGGAGAAGGGTGCTCATGCTTTTAATTATTTAGCCGTCACTACTTTGAAAAAACAAAATAGCGGTGGTTATACGGTTGGGCTAACGGATTCTATTACGGGTAAGAAGGTTTTAGTTTCGACTAAAGTCGTTGTCAATTCGGCTGGGCCTTGGGCAGACGTAATTGAATCCATGACTGGTGTTACTGCGGAAAAAAAACTCGTTCGTTCCAAGGGAATCCATGCGGTAGTCCGAAACATTTGTGGAAATGAATGTGCCGTGTTATCTAAAAGAGATGGTTCGCATCTTTTTGTCATTCCATGGCGTGGTAAAACCATTGTCGGAACAACGGACACTGCCTATGAAGATGATCCAAATGCTTTTAAAGTCAAACAATCTGAACTAGTGGACTTACTCGATGAAGTAAACTTTAGTTTTGGGTTTGCGAAACTCACTTTAAAAGATGTGGATTATTATTATGGTGGCCTTCGTCCACTAGTGGAAGATCCAGGAAGTACGGAAGGAACTTACTCCGCTTCTAGAAAATCCGAAATTTTTCATTATGAAAAAGAAGGATTCCCTGGGTTCTTCTCTGCGTTAGGTGGAAAATATACTACCAGTCGAGCCGTTGCAGAAAGTTTAGTGAATGCAATCGATATTTATTCCAAAGGAATAAAATCTCCTTGTGCTACAAAATTCACTCCACTACTCGGTGGACGATACCAAAGTTTAAAAGAACTTGTGAATGAATTACAATTTAAGTATCCAAAAGTTTCAGGTGAAAAGTTAGAAACATTGGCACGTCGTTATGGTAGTGTCTCTTGGAAAATTCTATCTATAGAAGGAAAAGATTCTTATCGAATTTCGAATGGAGAAATCTATTATGAAGAAGAAGTAGAATCTATGGTCCTCCATGAAGACATTCTTCATCTAGCTGATTTTTATTTTAGAAGGTCTGGAGTTGGTACTGTAGGGATTCTTGATCCTTTAGAACGAACTAGGTTAGATAAAAAAATTGCAAAAACACTAGGTTGGAATTCCGATCGATTGAAAGAAGAATCGAAGTTAGTTGATGAACGATACAAATGGTATGTTGATTAG
- a CDS encoding lytic transglycosylase domain-containing protein, which yields MRLTDIPSVSSVLNRMESLSKLSENPKALVSFPDVLEKEWNRSKTQEVLPATATNAKAEGISLPFPEEVGSKFPLSKQIDTKTKPTGILETIESIAKSQGMDPNLVKAMVKAESGFKPKAVSPKGAMGLMQLMPETAESLGVNDPFNPEENIGGGVKFLKGLMKEFKDPEKAIAAYNAGPGAVKRYKGIPPYEETQKYVNKVKRYYKDFSS from the coding sequence GTGAGACTAACGGACATCCCTTCTGTATCCTCTGTTTTGAATCGGATGGAATCCCTATCCAAACTTTCAGAAAATCCGAAAGCCCTGGTGTCCTTTCCTGATGTTTTAGAAAAGGAATGGAATCGGTCAAAAACACAAGAAGTCCTTCCCGCAACTGCCACAAATGCAAAAGCAGAGGGAATCTCTCTCCCCTTCCCCGAAGAAGTTGGATCCAAATTTCCCTTGTCCAAACAGATTGATACAAAAACAAAACCAACTGGTATTTTAGAAACCATTGAATCCATCGCCAAATCCCAAGGGATGGATCCTAACCTAGTAAAGGCAATGGTCAAAGCGGAATCAGGATTCAAACCAAAGGCAGTCTCTCCGAAAGGAGCTATGGGCCTTATGCAGCTAATGCCAGAAACTGCAGAATCTTTAGGAGTGAATGATCCCTTCAATCCGGAAGAAAATATTGGTGGTGGAGTGAAATTTTTAAAAGGGCTTATGAAAGAATTCAAAGACCCCGAAAAAGCAATCGCTGCTTACAATGCTGGCCCTGGAGCAGTGAAACGATACAAAGGCATTCCTCCTTACGAAGAAACACAAAAGTACGTAAACAAAGTCAAACGATACTATAAAGATTTTAGTTCGTAA
- a CDS encoding Spy/CpxP family protein refolding chaperone: protein MISLKQVLKITTTVGLVSVMAFAFGNCRGHKDFEKRIEWVASKLTSKLDLDDAQKAKLETIKAELIAKHKESKPKHESWAKEMATQIRGEKIDTKLLDKMGADRETRHQEMRKFFQSKLVEFHAVLKPEQREKFADLVERFASRHQPPEE from the coding sequence ATGATCTCTCTCAAACAAGTTTTAAAAATTACAACAACCGTTGGTTTAGTATCGGTAATGGCATTTGCTTTTGGAAATTGCCGTGGCCATAAAGATTTCGAAAAACGCATTGAATGGGTTGCTTCTAAACTTACATCTAAACTAGATTTAGATGATGCTCAAAAAGCTAAATTAGAAACCATCAAAGCCGAACTCATTGCCAAACACAAAGAATCAAAACCAAAACATGAATCTTGGGCAAAAGAAATGGCGACACAAATTCGTGGTGAAAAAATCGATACTAAGTTATTGGATAAAATGGGTGCTGATAGAGAAACTCGTCATCAAGAAATGCGTAAGTTCTTTCAATCCAAACTCGTAGAATTCCATGCGGTGTTAAAACCAGAACAAAGGGAAAAATTTGCTGACTTAGTGGAACGTTTCGCAAGCCGCCACCAACCACCGGAAGAGTAA
- a CDS encoding sulfite exporter TauE/SafE family protein has protein sequence MDQLANLSFFGSILLYGFISSFHCLVMCGPFVSLLQTDKGKNLPIFLYHLGRVLSYTFLGMVLGFLGKGANALGDLSAVRGVAGVLTFLFLIIFAIRTYSIKSTSSFGSLPQGIRKFLETIRSRFSKNGLGFGIGIVSALLPCGVLYPAYAASFATGTLLNGGLVMFFFYLGTVPALTGLGWIVSKWRNRIPTKWIPAFGTIMILTSLSFLLYRLFFHAHGESCDHLL, from the coding sequence ATGGACCAACTAGCAAATCTTAGCTTCTTTGGCTCCATACTTCTGTATGGATTTATCAGTAGTTTCCATTGCCTTGTAATGTGTGGACCCTTTGTTTCTCTCTTACAAACGGATAAAGGAAAAAACTTACCTATTTTTCTCTACCACTTAGGAAGAGTTTTATCCTATACTTTCCTTGGAATGGTATTAGGATTTCTTGGAAAAGGAGCCAATGCTCTTGGAGATTTAAGTGCCGTAAGGGGGGTAGCAGGAGTTCTCACCTTTTTATTTCTTATCATCTTTGCCATCCGCACTTATTCTATCAAATCCACATCTTCTTTTGGTTCTTTACCACAAGGAATCCGAAAGTTTCTGGAAACCATCCGTTCTCGATTTAGTAAAAATGGCCTTGGGTTTGGAATTGGAATAGTAAGCGCTCTACTCCCTTGTGGAGTGCTATATCCGGCGTATGCAGCCTCTTTTGCGACAGGGACACTACTAAACGGTGGTCTTGTGATGTTTTTCTTTTATTTAGGAACAGTGCCGGCCTTAACGGGACTTGGTTGGATTGTTTCCAAATGGAGAAATCGAATTCCTACAAAATGGATTCCAGCCTTTGGAACGATTATGATTTTAACTTCTCTTAGTTTTTTACTCTACCGATTGTTTTTCCATGCACATGGAGAATCTTGTGACCACCTGCTTTAA
- a CDS encoding acyl-CoA thioesterase has product MARISIDIPEKQIYSTDLSVRISDINFAGHLAHDAILTLTHECRARFFHSHGWTEINVEGKGIVVSDVAIVYKSEAFFPDDLVMQLFVDNVSTKSLEMVYVITHKNGGKEIARAKTAIVFFDYTERKPCPIPDVFLKVLI; this is encoded by the coding sequence GTGGCTAGAATTTCTATCGATATTCCAGAAAAACAAATTTATTCTACGGATTTAAGTGTTCGAATCTCGGATATTAATTTTGCAGGCCATCTCGCCCACGATGCCATTTTGACCTTAACCCATGAATGCCGAGCCCGGTTTTTCCATTCACATGGATGGACAGAAATCAATGTGGAAGGGAAGGGGATTGTGGTATCGGATGTGGCTATTGTTTATAAATCAGAGGCCTTTTTCCCAGACGATTTAGTGATGCAGCTTTTTGTGGACAATGTGTCCACAAAATCTTTAGAAATGGTATATGTGATCACTCATAAAAATGGTGGGAAGGAAATCGCTCGAGCCAAAACAGCAATCGTTTTCTTTGATTATACGGAAAGAAAACCGTGCCCAATCCCTGATGTTTTTTTGAAAGTTCTTATTTGA